Below is a genomic region from Diabrotica undecimpunctata isolate CICGRU chromosome 7, icDiaUnde3, whole genome shotgun sequence.
CTGAAAATTCCGTACAAATGTTTAGAATGTGTTCCTTTTCTTCTGAGTTTAAGTGGTCAATTCtcagttgttctttaattatttgttctcTGTCTATAATTGGATGTTCGCAGTGATTTTCGTCGTAGGTGAAGATTGTCTCCAAGTTTTCTATAGGTTCGATGAAAATATTCGAAAATTTCGATTATTTTTGGCATTGCATTAGCATTAATGACGGAAGTTAAAAAGTCTCCATTTTcgtctacatggactaatgcgTGAGGAATTCGAACTTTTTCGATTTCTTGGGATGACAGTATTGCGTTTGTATTGGATAGGTTgcattttaatttgaatatttgtTCCGTTCGGCTATCAATTGAAatttggtttattttttcttttattcgttTTTTCTCTGATCTTGGGATGTGTTTTTGTTGATCATGAGTGTTTTCGTGAAGTGAACTGCTATTTTGTTCGAGCTTTAATGTTTGTGTTTGATTTCAGAtatgtttgaaaattatttgaCGGTACTATTTTTGTAGGAAATGTCACCGGAGTATTTTCTGTGAGTTTATGCGTCTCTTGTCCAACTTTATGCAGGGTAAGAGTTTTAAAGTTTGTATGAAGTTGTCTGGACTTAAGGTCTATTATGCATTCGTAATGGTCTAGGAaatctaggcctattatgccgtCAAAGTCAATGTCTAGATTAAAAATGAAAACTTTGTGAGGGTTGTCATCGATAAAGGGAATAAGGACAGATTCTGTAATTAAGAGTTTTTTGTCGGTTATGCCTTGAATGGTAACATTTTCTGGGGATCGGTTATGATAAATTCGTGCAGTATTCTCTTTGAAAACTGTAATTCCTGCACCGGTGTCAATTATAAGTTTAAAAGTATTCGTAGCGTCAAAAAATTTCTGTTCGGGGAAATTCACATTTGGATCGAAATTGTCCAAATTGAGGGCTTGGATTTGTTGTTGTACGTTCATAATATCGGTTGAAAGATTCGTATGTACTGGAGGATGGTTCTGATTGGGtagcgaaagaaaatcctgatTATAATCAGATGTATCATTGGTATAATCGTAAAAATAGTCAGTTTGAAGatcattttttgtataataatcttCATAAGATTCTACGAGATCGTCAGGGTATTCATTAAAGATATGGGCTCTTCGCTGAAAATTTTAGAAGtttggatttttctgaataacaGAGGAGCGATTCTACGGTTGATTTTGAGAAGGGAAGTTCGATCTCTGTGGGTTTAAATTTTGTTGATTGGAAGAGTATTGATTTTGATTACTTGGTTAATTTTATGGTCTACCATTATATTGATTGGAAGGGTATTGATTTTGGTAGTTTTGTGGTCTACCGTTATATTGATTTTGGTAAGAAGGAAATCGTGATGAGCAACATTCGCTACTTAAATGGCGAATACGACCACAACTTGTGCATTTAGAAAAACTAGATGAGGTTCTTCTCATTGGTTGGGAAGGATTTGGATAATTTTAGCtatctttatttgatttttgTGATTCGAAATACGATAACTGAAGTTCACGTCGGATACGGTTACTGGCTTCAATAAGATCTTTAGGGTTAGTAGCCCTAATTATTTGTCCTAAGCGGGGTTCTAGTCCAGTTAAAAGAGTATTCAAAACCATAGAGTCAATTAACGTGCATTGGGCGGTCTTTTGGTCTTGTGTTAGGCCTGATTTTTGGATTGAGGCATGCATGTTTGCATTTAGAACTTTTAATCTGTTGAAAAAGGTTAAGGGTGATTTATTTGATAACTGTCGAAGTCGTTGTAGGTCATAAATTAAAGAAGTGAGATCTCTACTATCTCCGGAATGAAGGTTTAATAGGTTTTTGATGTCTGTATATGAAGTTGGTTTTCTAGAGTTTATTATTTGAGTTGCTTTATctcttagtttatttttaatgggAATCGTTAATAAGATACGTTGGTCTCCCGAAGACATTTTAATCGCGCAATCACATGCGTCTAAGAATGTGGGAAGAAAGATTGGGTCTCCTTCAAACTCAGGAATTAtggaaaatatttctgaaagttTGTAGGGTTCAATTTCAACTTGGGTTTGTGAACGTGTTTCAGGCATTTTGATAATAATATGTCAGTGgaagtataaaaacaaaatatacgaAAAGTAaatatggtataataaaataaagtgtagtaaaatcaagtaaaatgtggtaaaataaagtaaaatatagtaaaatatcgGTGAAAATATAATACGAAATCAATGAAATGCGTAAATAAagatgataaaataataaaagtatgtaataaaaaaaatatttcctaatatatatatatattcaataacTTACATTAACAGAAACATCGAGGACGTCTTGTTTTCTAACAGGATCTGCTACCAAGGGCTCCAccaggtgttccttccgtagtaTCCAGTTGAATGAGGACGGCTCTAGGTTCTATTCCATTGAGTGATAGGGATCCGCCGTTGCTAGTGAGTTTCCTTGTTCTAACAACGTTAACAGAATCCTAGTGACTGCGCCAAATGTTAAATCACTAACTTCTtgattgactttttaaaaaaatttatttcacaaTTAAAAGTCACACTTTGTTCTACGATAAAATGaagcaaataaaaatataatacaaatatgttACTAGCAAGAAACTTAAATGACGAGTGAACGAATTGGTCAGAGTGTGATGTCCGTGCATGGTCAGCTATCTCTATGGGAACGCTTGATGAAATAGGAACTGATATTGCGAAAACAAAGTGTCGGTAACCCTTGAGTGGTTCAAGGTGACTAGTTTcacatataacatatatatatatatatatatatatatatatatatatatatatatatatatatatatatatatattattgtgatttttaaagtcttggtgcgccaagcaataattagctaattaattttttttttgattattaaaattatttaaatgatatgattatgactctatcacaatttttaattcttttatctcagggttaaattcgtgcttcaatatctatgctattacatgtgaaaggtaaggtccagagaataccggaataataaaaaacacatatgatctaacactatatattgaaataaaaataatgaaataattcacactcaaaagttttcaataaacaaatctcatataaggattctcaaaattttgttctccgtacgtgaacaatcaaaatttatggtacaaacaatattaattgaaaactcaaaatcccaaactattctaactctcctaatcaaaacatttatatcctttctcaattacgtgtaaaattttgttatcaataaaaaaaaaattgcagaaacaaaaatatctctctctgatgatgagtggtccaaatccttgttccttgtagactatattatctcctctcaaccgctccctatgtaaacagcaatcttacacagattgttgcaagtatatcgtccttaatgatctccttcaaaagcacaaatcattcaaattatgatagcctttctcctctcgataaactgaatctctcgttggcccgagtgaaaaatgactcttggaatatcttctctttacgataaactgaatctctcgttggcctgaacagtgactcttggaatataagtagagaaatatgacttacaatattttgctgcttcagcttctgtcagatacactaactccacaaaaactcactaacattccactactgcttgctacatttcaggaaccgccagagaacaaccACCGTTCCTCtcccagacttggaaaccaactgattatatcttttctctctccccaatctcgctaaactccctcctacatacttatcccacctttttcaatctccgccaatcaaaactcgtcacaattcccccattttttcatttcgataacaaacaaatttttacctataattataaatttcctaaaacttatttacaaataatatttttctataaatcttaaaaactaacaaaaacctctttctataatcccttctattgtctttaatcactgcattaatggattttgaaaaaccccgttcaattctttggctttcacttaaaattatgcgggtcactcaagtataacaaagaaataatttatgcaaagcttactttttgtttggtacaggtaattcaagaaattaataactctccttcttcgaaatgtttgttggatattatcctacttatctgaattattttaatgttattgaattttgaaatatttttaaacaaaccaatatttttctcgattttacatatcataacaatatatatatatatatatatatatatatatatatatatatatatatatatatatatatatatatactgtgaagtattcaactagtgaattcagaggtttaatcggtcattcaggttggtaaataaaaaaagaagtcaactacttcataagtttatcgaagacgtttcgctttatatttctaaagcttcatcagggtcctgattctatttcatttcgatgtcgaaatttaaaagcgactacgccatgacagtcgcaatcgctagcgattctcattcatttcgattgtagttaaaactggggatatttactttatcattttgacactgctgaaaatttgggttggccctgttgtttattggctgcacgctgcactacgcttgttaaatgtttgttttgtttacgttacgtgaacgtctttttttttcttgtttgagttgttaaatcataaatagtggtgattctcaattatattttgaattgaaagaaaagatggcaagaaaaaaaggcgatgtgggagatccttaagttataaccactaagatttgacttagtggttatattctaatatatttttaaatttactgcagcttagtaatactaactcataaacattttgggtatcctagaggcataaacaccttcttccaaatatggttctaatacccttaataaataatttgcagcttgtttattaagccggaattgctgcctaaattgagcatcacttagtgaaaaagaattttgagtatgccgtaacattcttcttatcctccgttgtgagcgtcggatatctatcctctctaattcctccaaaactagcaaatgtccgtaaaacacagccatatttatactttttgtctcagttttccttgcaaggatcaaaacacaacaccgcctacctaaactgaacctaagttcacttctccgttctcccagtccagccagtcatgtcagattaatttcgactcgaaatgaaatttcaaccactttcttgaagttgaaattaatttcgataaatcgaaaattagtgacgtcgtttggttagttcagctgaaatccacaaggttcgcaaagtcgcatttcgacgtcgccatattaaattcgacatgttttgagtcgaaatctcaattagaatcagggcccagttctctaaaatataacagatgacagaggttataagaaatacagatgtttatagtttataacttacaactcaatatgtagtatattatcgatgttattatatcTACTGTAACCTTttctcattatttaaaactaactcaacaaaaaaaaaacaaaacagaaaatacacaaactctgcagaaaataatgttcatattcgtagaaacgaagatttaaaaatttttaaacgaacatttggcttcatttagatggttctccactgaaggtCCCTTAaactagcggggacacatgagcggaatccaatttaacctacgtaatattttttcaccaatttttcactaatttattaccaccctaataatttttcaccaccaaaccaaccttaaggggagcgattctgctggcttaaggttcaagctagcagaattcaaaaaaaaaactttatgttgatggcatattttttcacaaatttttcactaatttattaccaccctaataatttttcaccaccaaaccacccttaatgggagcgattctgctggcttaaggtttaagctagcagaattcagaaaaaaaactttttgttgatggcatattttttcactaatttttcactaatttattaccaccctaataatttttcaccaccaaaccacccttaatgggagcggttcttctggctgaaggtttaagctagcagaattcaaaaaaataactttttgttgatggcatattttttcaccaatttttcactaatttattaccaccctaatattttttcaccatcaaaccacccttaaggggagcgattctgctggcttacggttcaagctagcagaattaaaaaaaatatttatgatataccacagtgttctgctaggtttttacgaatttattacgactttagtaatttttctccCCTTAttacccctttaacaaaaattaaataaatttgcgagtgtgtgtgtgtgagaaacacttctgttgtaataactagtatatttaattaaaaattactacttacctattacttattaattacttactaaaagtactacaaatttcactgaagatggactgatacgtccgaaaacgttttgaacttaatcctttaggatttttaaaatttaattaaatataccaatcacaacagtgttttccttcaatgttcgagttttttaactatatgatatacagccaactcatgggaatgatccctttttaagttgtaaaattttgttaaaaaataggcaatgtacaaaacaacaatattgcaatgtttagcatataaaaaagttggtgaagttggtgtttgtgtaaattctagcatttaaagatgtaaactactttccttatttgaatttctagtatttatgggaattatcttccacactgacacatacggatttcaagattggagggttattggaaaacagatccactattcaacttaaaatcttttttgcagaacttcggaagagatctttttcttataattttaaggtgcttaatgttcatccataatccaatggtaccgaatgttattcctgaagatcggttttatagaataagaacagttatagactttttaataataaaatgactgctctgcgttatccagtaaaagaattatcgctagatgaatcgatggtaccgtggaaagttagacttagttttaaacaatatactaaacaaaagacataaaagacgatatcaaggttagaattaattcgtaaattaatttataaaaaagcaaagaaagacggaatatcgcacgcgaacatttacctataaataattgctaataaatcagacaaacgcgaaacgaaaacgaaaagatgcagagtatgttctatcctaaaaataagaaaaaacccaatttgagtgtgtggattgtgccgagaaaccagatctctccgtgggcgattctttcaaat
It encodes:
- the LOC140446520 gene encoding uncharacterized protein, whose protein sequence is MPETRSQTQVEIEPYKLSEIFSIIPEFEGDPIFLPTFLDACDCAIKMSSGDQRILLTIPIKNKLRDKATQIINSRKPTSYTDIKNLLNLHSGDSRDLTSLIYDLQRLRQLSNKSPLTFFNRLKVLNANMHASIQKSGLTQDQKTAQCTLIDSMVLNTLLTGLEPRLGQIIRATNPKDLIEASNRIRRELQLSYFESQKSNKDS